The nucleotide window TGAAGTAGTCGATGTCGGCGATCTGCGTGTTGTCGTTGTCCTTCGCGTCGCGGGTTTCCATCTCGGAGATCACGCCGGAGTCCTGCAGCACCTTGAGCTGCTGGTTCATGGTGATCCAGCCGGTCTGCCGCCATGGGTTGGAAATGGAGGCGTTGGCGAAGCAGACCTTCTGCTCGCCCTCCACCGCGAGGTCCGAGGTGTCCTTCATCTCGCCGGCGATGTACTGCAGGTACGGCTGCTCCGGATCCCCCTCGAATTCCGCTGTACGCTGTTCGAACTGTTCGTCGTAGAGCGCCTGGTCGAACCACTCCTGTTCGGTGGCTTCCGGCGACGCTGCCGCACTGCCGCCCGGGTCCTCGGTCACGGATGGATCGGTGGTGCAGGCGGTCAGCGCCAGCAACGATGTTGCCGCTGCGAGCGTTACCGCGGTACGGATACTTTGATTGCGCATCAGTATCTGTTTCCTCCCTGTTCGGTGCCCTCAGCGGGCGGTGGTGCCGTTGTGATGTTCGGATTGTTCGGCTTCTGCGGCGGCGGCGCTTCGTGGGCGGGCGCTGCCGTGCCCTTGCGTTTGCGCTGCCAGGTCTTGGCGGCGGCGGCCACGGCGACGATGATGATGGCGCCCTGCACGCTGTCCCGCCAGGTCGACTGCACGCCCACGAAATTCAGCAGCGTGAACAGCGACTCCAGCGCAAACGCACCGGCCGCGGCGGAAAGTACCCAGCCGCGTCCCCCGCCGAGGACAACACCACCAAGTACGACGGCGGTGATCGCCGTGAACTCATAACCCCGCCCTACGGACGGGTGGACACCGGCATAGCCGACCAGCAGGATGCCCGCAACGGTGGCCGCCAGCGAGGAGAGCATGAAGGCGCGGGTCTTGATCCACCACACCGGGGCTCCCGTCAACGCCGCCGCCGTCGGGTTGTCGCCGGCCGCGATCAGCGTGCGCCCGTAGGGACGTCTCATCAGCCAGAAGGCCAGTGCGGCCACCGCGGCCAGAATGATCACCGGATACGGGATGACCTCCAGCACCGGCACGCCCTCGATACCGCCGCGGCCGATCTGCCGGAAGCTGTCTGCCGGATTGCCCTGCGCGGCGCCGCCGGTCCAGAACAGCACCAGCCCCAGCAATGCCAGCATCATGCCCAGCGTGACAATGAAGCTCGGCACCCGCAGCAGCGTGGTGACCAGGCCGTTGACCAGCCCGATGAAGGCCCCGAGCACGAACATGAGCAGCAGGACCGGGATGACTTTGGCGTCGTCGTCGCCAATGAGGTTGCCGGCGGTGATCACCTGCATGGTGACCACGGAGCCCATGGACAGATCGAACTCGCCGGAAACGATGACGAAGTACTGCCCGATGGCGGCGATGGCAATGGGCGCGGTGCGGCCGATGAAGCGGATGAAGGAATCGGGTTCCCCGAAGGACGGGTTGACCGCGATGATGGCTGCCAGCAGCGCGACCAGCAGGACGAAAACGGCGCCGCCCGGGGTGCGCAGCGCTCGCAGGAAGCGTTCGCCGCGGCCGGCCCGGTTCTGCTGCAGCACCGCGCTGCGGTCGCTGGGGGCCAGGGTCCGGCTCATGCCCGCACCTCCTGGATTTCCTCCGTGCCGGGCATTTCCTGCCGGCTGTGTCCGTCGTGCCCGAAGCGCGGCGGCCGGTTCACAATCCTGCGCCGCGCATAGACCGCCACGGCCACCACGATCACGATCCCGCGGACCACGTCCTTGAGGAACGGATTGACCTGCATGACCGACATGATGTTGTCCATCATGGCGAAGATCAGGACGCCGCCAAGGGTGCCGGTGATGCTGCCCTTGCCGCCGGCCAGCAGGGTGCCGCCGAGTACCACCGCGGCGATGGACAGCAGATCGTAACCGCCTTGGGAGCCCACCGTGGGGCTGCCGACGCCGAGCCTGCTGGCCAGCAGCAGCCCCGCCATACCGGCCATGAGCGAGCAGATGACGTGGGCGGTGATGACCGGCGTCTGGATGCGGATGCCGGACATCCTCGCGACGCTGGGGTTGCCGCCGACGGCGTAGATCTGGTGGCCTACCCGGGTGCGGTGGAGCAGCAGCATGGCCAGCCCCGCGCAGGCCAGCATGATCAGCGTGGAGATCGGCACCGGGCCCAATCCCGTGGCGCCGACCAGCCGGAACGAAAACGGCGTCTGGCCGAAGCTGCCCTTGAAGTTCGTGGCCAGGTAGCCGCTGATAATCAGGCCCATGCCGAGGGTGGCGATGAAGCCGTGGACCTTCAGGCCGGACACGATGAGTCCGTTGAACAGGCCGATCAGGGCCGAAACGCCCAGCGCCAGCAGCACGCCGGCGAGCACGTTGGCGCTGTTGTTCGCCATGACTCCCGCGGCGATCAGGCTCGCCAGGCTGGTGACATAGGGGACGGACAGGTCCAGGCTGCCGACCAGGATGACCAGGGTCTGCCCGATCGCAATGAAGCCCAGCACGCTGGTGCCGGTGAGGATACTGGAGATATTGCCCGGGCTGAAGAAGCTGCGTCCGGCGGTGGCCACCAGGACGGATCCGACGGCGAGGGTCAGCAGGGCGACCAAGTAGACAATGTGCGTGGAGGACAACCGGCTGAAAATGCTGCCGCCGCCACTGGCCTTGTTCATGCGCTCTCCCCGGTTCCGTTGCTCTCTGCGGGCTGGATGCTTCCGGCCGCGCCGACGCCGTCGTCGTTATTTGTGCTGTTGGCTGCCGGCCTCGCGCCCGTCCCGAGCTGGAGGATCTGCTCTTCGGTGGCGCCGGCGGGCAGTTCCCCGGCGATACGGCCGTCCCGCATGACGATGATGCGGTCCGACATGCCGATGACCTCGGGCAGTTCGCTGGAGACCATCAGGACGGCCTTGTCCTCGGCCGCGAGCTGCCGCATCAGCCGGTAGACCGCGATTTTGGCGCCGACGTCGATGCCGCGGGTGGGTTCGTCCAGCAGGACTACGCGGGGGCTGATGGCGAGCCACTTGGCCAGCACGACCTTCTGCTGGTTGCCGCCGGAGAGGTACTGCACCTCCTGGTCCAGGTCCCGGGCGATGACTTCCAGCGCGGAGAACACACCGGGAATGTCCTGTTTGACCGCGCTGGTGCTGCGCGGGAAGACCGAGCGGATGACGCCCAGTGCATTGTCCAGGATGGACTGGTTCAGGCTCAGGCCCTCTGCCTTGCGGTCCTCGGTGATCAGCGCGATCCGGGCCCGGATGGCCTGCCGGGGCGACTTGGGCAGCAGTTCCGTGCCGTCCAGGCGCATGGTGCCCCGGGTGAACGGGGCGGCGCCGAAGATACCCTGGACCAGCTCGGTCCGGCCCGAGCCCTGCAGCCCGGCGACGCCGACGATCTCGCCGGGCGCGATGCTCAGGCTGATGCCGTCCAGCTGGTGGTTGCCGGCGTTGTCCAGTTCCAGCAGCGGGGTCTCGGTCTGTGGCTCGGCGGCCTCGTCGCGCGGGAGTTTGTCCGGGAAGTAGGCGGAAATCGGGCGTCCCACCATGAGGCGGACAAGGGAGGCGTCGTCGAGCTCCGCGGCGGGACG belongs to Arthrobacter crystallopoietes and includes:
- a CDS encoding ABC transporter permease codes for the protein MSRTLAPSDRSAVLQQNRAGRGERFLRALRTPGGAVFVLLVALLAAIIAVNPSFGEPDSFIRFIGRTAPIAIAAIGQYFVIVSGEFDLSMGSVVTMQVITAGNLIGDDDAKVIPVLLLMFVLGAFIGLVNGLVTTLLRVPSFIVTLGMMLALLGLVLFWTGGAAQGNPADSFRQIGRGGIEGVPVLEVIPYPVIILAAVAALAFWLMRRPYGRTLIAAGDNPTAAALTGAPVWWIKTRAFMLSSLAATVAGILLVGYAGVHPSVGRGYEFTAITAVVLGGVVLGGGRGWVLSAAAGAFALESLFTLLNFVGVQSTWRDSVQGAIIIVAVAAAAKTWQRKRKGTAAPAHEAPPPQKPNNPNITTAPPPAEGTEQGGNRY
- a CDS encoding ABC transporter permease; translation: MNKASGGGSIFSRLSSTHIVYLVALLTLAVGSVLVATAGRSFFSPGNISSILTGTSVLGFIAIGQTLVILVGSLDLSVPYVTSLASLIAAGVMANNSANVLAGVLLALGVSALIGLFNGLIVSGLKVHGFIATLGMGLIISGYLATNFKGSFGQTPFSFRLVGATGLGPVPISTLIMLACAGLAMLLLHRTRVGHQIYAVGGNPSVARMSGIRIQTPVITAHVICSLMAGMAGLLLASRLGVGSPTVGSQGGYDLLSIAAVVLGGTLLAGGKGSITGTLGGVLIFAMMDNIMSVMQVNPFLKDVVRGIVIVVAVAVYARRRIVNRPPRFGHDGHSRQEMPGTEEIQEVRA
- a CDS encoding sugar ABC transporter ATP-binding protein, encoding MGEIISKHAGPGALSSPAGTGSRPEAGPVLEVRGLTKSFFGIPVLEDAALKLHAGEVHGLVGENGAGKSTLMKVLAGVYQRDAGTILLDGKEVHFSHPTQAHEAGLSTVFQEFNLLPDRTVAENIYLGREPRKGLLVNKARMNATTAELLESLGITSIRPTTAVRSLSVAEQQIVEIAKAISYDARIISMDEPTAALAGPEVELLYQIVRRLQERGTAILYVSHRLREIFDLCDTITVLKDGRIVDTRPAAELDDASLVRLMVGRPISAYFPDKLPRDEAAEPQTETPLLELDNAGNHQLDGISLSIAPGEIVGVAGLQGSGRTELVQGIFGAAPFTRGTMRLDGTELLPKSPRQAIRARIALITEDRKAEGLSLNQSILDNALGVIRSVFPRSTSAVKQDIPGVFSALEVIARDLDQEVQYLSGGNQQKVVLAKWLAISPRVVLLDEPTRGIDVGAKIAVYRLMRQLAAEDKAVLMVSSELPEVIGMSDRIIVMRDGRIAGELPAGATEEQILQLGTGARPAANSTNNDDGVGAAGSIQPAESNGTGESA